In bacterium, a genomic segment contains:
- a CDS encoding type II toxin-antitoxin system prevent-host-death family antitoxin, giving the protein MTTLTATEARKSLYSLLDDVAESHKTIQITG; this is encoded by the coding sequence ATGACAACACTTACAGCGACCGAGGCGCGGAAATCACTCTACTCTCTTCTGGATGATGTGGCGGAATCCCACAAGACGATACAGATTACCGGAA
- the mutL gene encoding DNA mismatch repair endonuclease MutL, with translation MNEGGHIRLLPTDVANKIAAGEVVERPASILKEILENSIDAGATQIDVEVISGGTRLVSVADNGSGMNRDDALLSIERHATSKIYTAADIEHIHTLGFRGEALAAISSVARFRLQTRRHNDLEGSELVVSGGKLLDVKEAGCPPGTMIEVRDLFFNIPVRRKFLRSPQTETVHVRQMFLLQALAWPAVGMSLTLDGRRSWSLAGGASPKERIRELFGKEIVAKLCPIEKTSGEVKLSGYVSLPELTRGDRTEQYVFVNGRPATAPVVSYAINEAFHALIADGRHPYIFLYLELDPELVDVNVHPTKKEVRFRNPSEVRDAIIGTIRAALSGAGAAFVAGQATAPAPAAAQEQQVVLPCLKIDDLPPSRVFSYPRLPPIEPRPPQLHPGERAAPEVAPVGVKPPAQKGPWTWCRVIGQIGGLYVLLETEDGYVVMDPHAAHERVLFEEILQSLDKGTVESQGLLPPVTVELQPRDAMYVRKNLELIKKMGAGVSEFGGDTFVVDALPQGMEGMNIQELLIDMARHLETLGERGSHTRWREEAIAQAACKAAVKARDRLSLREVEELVVALASTEMPYTCPHGRPTLIYTSFRELARKFGRE, from the coding sequence ATGAACGAGGGCGGGCATATTCGACTGCTGCCAACCGATGTCGCGAATAAAATCGCTGCCGGGGAAGTTGTCGAACGTCCCGCCTCGATTCTTAAGGAAATTCTGGAAAACTCCATTGATGCCGGGGCCACACAAATTGATGTGGAGGTCATCTCGGGCGGTACCCGTCTCGTTTCTGTCGCAGATAACGGATCCGGCATGAATCGCGATGATGCGCTCCTTTCCATTGAGCGCCATGCCACCAGTAAGATCTATACGGCAGCCGATATCGAGCACATTCACACGTTGGGTTTCCGTGGGGAGGCGCTGGCCGCTATCTCGTCGGTGGCCCGTTTCCGACTCCAGACCCGCCGTCATAATGACCTGGAGGGCTCGGAGTTGGTCGTCAGCGGTGGAAAACTTCTTGATGTAAAGGAGGCGGGTTGCCCGCCGGGAACCATGATTGAAGTAAGGGATCTATTTTTTAATATTCCCGTACGTCGAAAGTTCTTGCGGTCGCCCCAGACGGAGACCGTGCATGTCCGGCAGATGTTTCTGTTGCAGGCACTGGCCTGGCCGGCGGTGGGTATGAGCTTGACGCTGGATGGGCGTCGCTCCTGGTCATTGGCTGGCGGAGCGAGCCCGAAGGAACGGATTCGTGAGCTTTTCGGTAAAGAGATCGTGGCGAAATTATGCCCGATCGAAAAAACCTCCGGTGAGGTGAAGTTGTCCGGATATGTCAGCTTGCCAGAATTAACCCGGGGTGATCGAACCGAGCAATATGTGTTTGTAAATGGGCGCCCCGCCACCGCGCCGGTGGTCAGTTATGCCATTAATGAGGCCTTTCATGCCCTGATTGCGGATGGTCGCCATCCCTACATCTTTTTATATCTGGAACTAGATCCTGAGTTGGTAGATGTGAATGTGCATCCGACCAAGAAGGAGGTGCGGTTCCGGAATCCTTCCGAGGTGAGGGACGCTATTATCGGCACCATTCGCGCGGCGTTGTCTGGGGCGGGTGCGGCGTTTGTGGCAGGGCAGGCTACGGCGCCCGCACCGGCGGCCGCTCAGGAGCAGCAGGTGGTTTTGCCTTGCCTTAAAATTGATGATCTTCCGCCCTCGCGTGTCTTTTCTTATCCCCGGTTACCCCCCATTGAACCCAGACCTCCCCAACTTCATCCCGGGGAAAGGGCGGCCCCTGAGGTTGCGCCAGTCGGGGTAAAGCCACCTGCGCAGAAGGGGCCGTGGACCTGGTGTCGGGTTATCGGGCAGATTGGCGGGCTCTATGTGTTGCTCGAAACCGAGGATGGCTATGTGGTAATGGATCCCCATGCCGCTCATGAGCGGGTGTTGTTTGAAGAGATCCTGCAGTCATTGGACAAGGGTACAGTCGAGAGTCAGGGCCTACTGCCTCCGGTGACGGTTGAACTTCAGCCGCGTGATGCCATGTATGTCCGCAAGAATCTTGAATTGATCAAGAAAATGGGTGCGGGCGTTTCGGAATTTGGTGGCGATACGTTTGTTGTGGATGCCTTGCCGCAAGGGATGGAGGGCATGAACATCCAGGAACTCTTGATCGATATGGCCCGACATCTTGAAACTCTGGGTGAGCGAGGCAGTCATACCCGCTGGCGTGAGGAGGCCATTGCTCAAGCGGCCTGTAAGGCCGCTGTGAAGGCCCGTGACCGTCTGAGCCTGCGGGAGGTCGAAGAATTGGTCGTGGCGTTGGCCTCAACCGAAATGCCCTATACCTGCCCCCATGGACGGCCAACCCTGATCTACACGTCATTCAGGGAATTGGCCCGGAAGTTTGGAAGAGAGTAG
- a CDS encoding prenyltransferase/squalene oxidase repeat-containing protein, with protein sequence MDVTQIQRLIKQHIWGPVGSVIFHVIIVGMLLVFASAPPPEAAPEVEVTMMETKADVLEEVMKTEIEKVEPPPVQDEVAVERPDVATVSTMDVPSDAPGSGAGNAEGAGIGSGDATMAAGFEVAMAKSPLVMKGLYSGRTAGGRKGALSAFGGSSRGEDAVLRALRWFKANQSDDGSFSKGEASAPLAFTGLALLAFLAHGETPASQEFGQTVEKAMKYVVSKQQASGAFSGNSYEHAICTYAISEGYGLTKIMALKEAMDKGIKIIVDGQQTGGGYDYGYAKKERWDLSVAGWQFQAMKAAKMAGCSNPKLEDAIKKGMDFLTDIAYDPKGGGFGYSSPNSTPSMTSAGTLCLQLMGKPNAPQVRTALKYLEDMACVWAGGKKAEKANPGANADAKAATQPVYTWYYATQAKFQKGEKDWASWNPRFTKTLVQNQIVEGTLGHWEGGDHGGAVYTTALCCLMLEVYYRYLPTFKHVEGEKAAPSATKSDDVVVDVI encoded by the coding sequence ATGGACGTAACGCAAATACAGCGACTGATCAAACAACATATTTGGGGCCCCGTCGGATCCGTTATTTTCCACGTTATCATTGTGGGGATGTTACTGGTGTTCGCCTCGGCGCCACCACCGGAAGCCGCGCCGGAAGTTGAAGTCACGATGATGGAGACCAAGGCGGATGTGCTTGAAGAGGTGATGAAAACTGAAATTGAGAAGGTCGAGCCGCCCCCTGTACAGGATGAAGTGGCTGTCGAGCGCCCGGATGTGGCGACAGTGAGCACCATGGATGTCCCCTCCGATGCCCCGGGATCCGGAGCAGGAAATGCGGAGGGCGCAGGGATTGGTAGTGGGGATGCCACCATGGCGGCCGGATTTGAAGTCGCGATGGCTAAAAGTCCTCTGGTCATGAAAGGCTTGTATTCCGGACGTACTGCAGGTGGTCGCAAGGGTGCTTTAAGTGCCTTTGGTGGATCCTCACGTGGCGAAGATGCTGTGCTGAGAGCCTTGCGTTGGTTCAAGGCCAATCAGAGCGACGATGGCTCTTTCTCCAAGGGGGAGGCTTCTGCTCCGCTTGCGTTTACCGGTTTGGCCTTGCTCGCTTTTCTGGCCCACGGCGAAACCCCTGCCTCGCAGGAATTCGGGCAGACGGTTGAAAAAGCCATGAAGTATGTCGTGTCGAAGCAGCAAGCCAGCGGTGCTTTTTCTGGGAACTCTTACGAGCATGCCATTTGTACTTATGCCATTAGTGAGGGGTACGGCTTAACCAAGATCATGGCGCTCAAGGAGGCGATGGATAAGGGCATCAAGATCATCGTCGATGGGCAGCAGACGGGCGGAGGTTATGACTATGGTTATGCAAAAAAAGAACGATGGGATTTATCTGTGGCGGGCTGGCAATTTCAGGCGATGAAGGCGGCAAAAATGGCCGGTTGCAGCAATCCCAAGCTTGAGGATGCCATCAAAAAGGGTATGGACTTCCTAACAGACATTGCATACGACCCCAAAGGGGGCGGGTTTGGTTATTCGTCACCCAATTCCACTCCCAGTATGACATCCGCCGGTACCTTGTGTTTGCAGTTGATGGGAAAACCCAATGCGCCGCAGGTACGTACGGCTCTGAAATACTTGGAAGATATGGCATGTGTTTGGGCTGGTGGCAAAAAAGCTGAAAAAGCAAATCCCGGCGCAAATGCGGATGCGAAAGCGGCCACGCAACCTGTTTATACTTGGTATTATGCCACTCAGGCGAAATTCCAGAAGGGCGAAAAGGATTGGGCTTCATGGAATCCACGATTTACCAAGACCTTGGTCCAAAATCAAATCGTGGAAGGGACATTGGGGCATTGGGAGGGAGGCGATCATGGTGGGGCTGTTTACACCACCGCGCTTTGCTGTCTGATGCTGGAAGTCTATTATCGCTATCTGCCGACGTTCAAGCATGTCGAGGGCGAAAAGGCCGCTCCATCTGCCACGAAGTCTGATGACGTGGTTGTGGATGTGATTTGA
- a CDS encoding biopolymer transporter ExbD has product MGRKRRRNSFQAGELNLTAMIDVAFQLLAFFILTAKPVDVVTNLDVFRPQADSITQNSTPPKVIRVTVFPDGFTINDRAVDSRGLNTLLSKLADLDKTQTILIQCLNDSPHGKLIELLDLCSKLKLTNLSVVSSGGA; this is encoded by the coding sequence ATGGGCAGAAAACGTAGAAGAAATTCATTTCAGGCGGGTGAGCTCAATCTCACCGCCATGATTGACGTGGCGTTTCAGTTGCTGGCATTTTTCATCCTGACGGCGAAGCCCGTGGATGTGGTTACCAATTTGGACGTATTTCGTCCTCAGGCGGACTCCATTACCCAGAATTCGACCCCTCCAAAGGTGATTCGCGTAACGGTCTTTCCTGATGGGTTTACCATTAATGACCGTGCGGTGGATAGCCGGGGATTAAACACGCTGCTTAGCAAACTGGCGGATCTGGATAAAACACAGACTATTCTGATTCAGTGCTTGAACGATTCTCCCCACGGTAAGTTGATCGAGCTTCTGGATCTCTGTTCCAAACTCAAATTGACAAACCTTTCGGTGGTCAGCTCCGGTGGCGCCTGA
- a CDS encoding biopolymer transporter ExbD — translation MRQKKEEELLNGNLTAMIDVVFQLIIFFVCTSNLQESAVDDRIKLASAPNGVVEKKKDPRAVKVYVSEKGVLSIGRTPITASELTLVLNKARADARGKGDVPVLIMADARAKHSAVKKAMDACTAAKIWKIKFTALKERAEKA, via the coding sequence ATGCGCCAGAAAAAAGAAGAAGAATTATTAAATGGTAACCTGACGGCCATGATCGACGTGGTCTTTCAGTTGATCATTTTTTTCGTTTGTACCTCCAATTTGCAGGAAAGCGCGGTTGATGACCGGATCAAATTGGCCTCGGCTCCCAACGGAGTTGTGGAAAAGAAGAAGGATCCCCGTGCGGTAAAGGTTTATGTGAGTGAAAAAGGCGTTCTGTCGATTGGTCGTACGCCGATTACCGCCAGCGAGTTGACTCTCGTCCTAAACAAGGCGAGGGCTGATGCGCGGGGGAAAGGGGATGTCCCTGTCTTGATCATGGCGGATGCCAGAGCCAAACACTCGGCCGTCAAAAAAGCCATGGATGCCTGTACGGCCGCCAAGATCTGGAAAATCAAGTTCACCGCACTCAAGGAAAGAGCCGAAAAAGCCTAG
- a CDS encoding MotA/TolQ/ExbB proton channel family protein, which produces MMKKAVWVGLAMAIFCVLGSAHWAKAADEAKAPAGGAPAVAAAATPDGGLAVEGGEAAAAPKHGEGGFLEIITRAGWFGMVIWAALIICSIISVALIVDSFVNIKDVKIMPPDLIANVRSSMEQGDLLKAIGHCDSSPGALANILKAGFAQVEEGYEVVQDAVGVAADLESEKLLSRVTYLSVISNTTPMLGLIGTVQGMIMAFYTMGTMEAGAAQQSMLAVNISHGLWATAIGLGTAVPATIFFYFFKNRAMNSILRMEALTLDLIKALRNVEVVSE; this is translated from the coding sequence ATGATGAAAAAAGCGGTATGGGTCGGGTTGGCAATGGCGATTTTCTGTGTTTTGGGTTCAGCCCACTGGGCGAAGGCTGCTGATGAGGCTAAGGCACCTGCTGGGGGTGCTCCTGCAGTGGCTGCTGCTGCGACACCGGATGGTGGATTGGCAGTCGAGGGCGGCGAGGCTGCGGCAGCTCCTAAGCATGGCGAGGGTGGGTTCTTGGAAATTATCACCCGTGCCGGCTGGTTCGGTATGGTTATCTGGGCGGCGTTGATTATCTGCTCCATTATCAGTGTGGCTTTGATTGTTGATTCGTTTGTCAATATCAAGGACGTTAAAATTATGCCACCTGATCTGATTGCCAATGTACGTTCCTCCATGGAACAGGGCGACCTGTTGAAGGCCATCGGGCATTGCGACAGTTCCCCGGGTGCCCTTGCAAATATTCTCAAGGCAGGGTTTGCCCAGGTTGAGGAAGGGTATGAAGTGGTTCAGGATGCGGTTGGTGTGGCGGCGGATCTGGAGAGCGAAAAATTGCTCAGTCGCGTGACCTATTTGAGCGTTATCTCAAATACTACCCCGATGCTTGGACTGATCGGTACCGTGCAAGGTATGATCATGGCCTTCTATACGATGGGAACGATGGAAGCCGGAGCGGCCCAGCAGTCGATGCTTGCCGTTAACATTTCCCACGGGTTGTGGGCGACGGCGATCGGACTGGGTACCGCGGTGCCTGCGACGATTTTCTTCTATTTCTTCAAGAACCGCGCCATGAACAGTATCCTGCGAATGGAGGCTTTGACGCTGGATCTGATCAAGGCCTTGCGTAACGTTGAAGTGGTCTCGGAGTAA